A single Dehalococcoidia bacterium DNA region contains:
- the uvsE gene encoding UV DNA damage repair endonuclease UvsE, with amino-acid sequence MVLRRLGYITTALGSGAITDKSCHLRSATPERLRALIRANLAGLAATLDYNRAIGVRFYRLSSQLIPFASHPVNTLEWWREEEETLAAIGRTIQRDGVRCGMHPGQYTLLTSPDERVTANALADLAWHVRLLRALGLGREAKIVIHGGGAYGDKAAAMRRFVARYRALPEEWREHLVLENDERVYSVADVLAIHEATGIPIVFDAFHHAILPTPGDLLPRVFATWQPEDGPPEVHFSSQAPGKPPGTHADDVDPVDCAAFLAAAPAPPFDCMLECKRKDLALLALRPALAALGIVEREA; translated from the coding sequence ATGGTGCTGCGACGCCTCGGCTATATCACCACCGCGCTCGGCAGCGGCGCGATAACGGACAAGAGCTGCCACCTCCGCAGCGCTACCCCAGAACGGCTGCGCGCCCTCATTCGAGCGAACCTCGCAGGGCTGGCCGCGACGCTCGACTACAACCGGGCCATCGGCGTCCGCTTCTATCGCCTCTCGAGCCAGCTTATTCCCTTCGCCTCCCACCCCGTGAACACGCTCGAATGGTGGCGTGAAGAAGAAGAGACCCTCGCTGCAATCGGCAGGACCATCCAGCGCGACGGCGTGCGCTGCGGCATGCATCCCGGCCAGTACACCCTGCTCACCTCGCCGGACGAGCGGGTGACCGCCAACGCCCTCGCAGACCTAGCGTGGCATGTCCGGCTGCTGCGTGCGCTGGGCCTCGGCCGCGAGGCGAAGATCGTCATCCACGGCGGCGGCGCCTACGGCGATAAGGCCGCCGCAATGCGCCGCTTCGTCGCGCGCTACCGCGCCTTGCCCGAGGAATGGCGCGAGCATCTCGTTCTCGAGAACGACGAGCGAGTCTATTCCGTCGCCGACGTGCTCGCGATCCACGAGGCGACCGGCATCCCGATCGTCTTCGACGCCTTTCATCACGCTATCCTCCCCACTCCCGGCGACCTCCTGCCGCGCGTCTTCGCTACGTGGCAGCCGGAAGATGGACCGCCGGAGGTGCACTTCAGCAGCCAAGCGCCGGGCAAGCCGCCGGGCACGCACGCCGACGACGTCGACCCCGTCGACTGCGCTGCGTTCCTTGCCGCTGCGCCGGCGCCGCCGTTCGACTGCATGCTGGAATGCAAGCGCAAGGACCTCGCGCTCCTTGCGCTGCGGCCGGCCCTCGCCGCGCTCGGCATCGTCGAGCGCGAGGCATGA
- a CDS encoding acyl-CoA dehydrogenase family protein — protein MPSPLLNYLDWELTPEQGRVQRMVRQFVEDEALPLIPACFEAGRFPRELIPRLGALGLLGPTIPVAGPAADATTAGLICLELERGDSALRSFASVQGSLVMFPLWRYGSDEQRARYLPGLARGTLVGGFGLTEHEHGSDPAGMETRAERVGDEWVLNGVKMWVTNAPFADVLLIWAKVAEEGRDVVRGFLVEAGTPGVRVTEVRRKLSLRASATGEVVLEDCRLPAEAVLPGVRGMRGPLSCLTEARFGVAFGVVGAAMACYEAALSYARTRVQWGRPIAGFQLTQAKLVDALEGITQGQLLAFQLARLKEAGRLTPQQVSLAKRANCRMALEVARSMRSILAANGILLDYPVFRHLVNLETVFTYEGTHEIHTLILGADITGLEAYRG, from the coding sequence ATGCCGAGCCCGCTGCTGAATTATCTCGATTGGGAGCTGACCCCGGAGCAGGGACGCGTCCAGCGGATGGTGCGCCAGTTCGTTGAGGACGAGGCGCTGCCGCTGATCCCCGCCTGTTTCGAGGCTGGGCGCTTTCCAAGGGAACTGATCCCGCGGCTGGGCGCGCTCGGCCTGCTGGGGCCGACCATCCCAGTCGCGGGGCCGGCGGCGGACGCAACGACGGCCGGGCTGATCTGTCTGGAGCTGGAGCGCGGCGACTCGGCGCTCCGTTCCTTTGCCTCGGTTCAGGGGAGCCTCGTGATGTTCCCGCTCTGGCGCTACGGCTCCGACGAGCAGCGCGCACGCTACCTGCCCGGCTTAGCGCGCGGGACACTTGTCGGCGGCTTCGGCCTGACCGAACACGAGCACGGCAGCGATCCGGCGGGGATGGAGACGCGCGCCGAGCGCGTTGGCGACGAGTGGGTGCTGAACGGTGTCAAGATGTGGGTTACGAACGCGCCCTTTGCCGACGTGCTGCTCATCTGGGCGAAGGTTGCCGAGGAGGGGCGCGACGTCGTGCGCGGCTTTCTCGTCGAGGCAGGGACGCCCGGCGTCCGCGTCACCGAGGTGCGCCGCAAGCTGAGCCTGCGGGCCTCGGCGACGGGCGAGGTCGTCCTTGAGGACTGCCGCCTGCCGGCCGAGGCGGTCCTGCCCGGTGTCCGCGGGATGCGCGGGCCGCTCTCCTGCTTGACTGAGGCGCGCTTCGGCGTCGCTTTCGGCGTTGTCGGAGCGGCGATGGCGTGCTACGAAGCGGCGCTCAGCTACGCGAGGACGCGCGTCCAATGGGGGCGGCCAATCGCCGGATTTCAACTGACGCAGGCGAAGCTGGTCGATGCGCTCGAAGGGATCACCCAAGGTCAGCTGCTTGCCTTTCAACTGGCGCGGCTGAAGGAGGCTGGGCGGCTGACGCCGCAGCAGGTGTCGCTCGCCAAGCGGGCCAACTGCCGAATGGCGCTCGAGGTGGCGCGCTCGATGCGCAGCATCCTTGCTGCCAACGGCATCCTGCTCGACTATCCTGTCTTCCGGCATCTTGTCAACCTCGAGACCGTGTTCACCTACGAGGGCACCCACGAGATCCACACGCTCATTCTGGGCGCGGACATCACGGGACTGGAAGCGTACCGCGGCTGA